The genomic segment GCGCTCAAACTCCTATATGGTGAAGCTTTCCGGAGCCCGAATGCTTATGAGCTCTACTATGACGACGGAGAGAGTACACAGAAACAGAATCCCAACCTGGAACCGGAAACGATCACAACCTACGAGATGGTCTGGGAACAATCGGTCAATGAAGTATTTCGATTTTGTACTTCGGGCTACATCTATCACATTAGGGATCTGATCAGCCAGCGACTCGACCCTGAGGATGATTTGCTGGTTTTTGATAATTCCGAACACATTAAGGCTCAGGGCCTGGAAATGGAACTGAAAGGCCGATGGGACAGTGGATGGAGATTTCATTCCGGCTATGCCCTGCAGCGGTCAGAAAATTTTGAGAGCGGCGAAGAACTCACTAACTCCCCCCGGCACATTGTCCAGCTTAAACTCCTGGCGCCTCTGCCCTGGAGTGATTTTCTTGCGGGATTCGAAGCAAAGTACATTGGCAGCCGGAAGACACTTGCAGGATCGATGGCTGAAGAGTACTGGATTGCAAACCTGACAGCATCCGGTCGTCCCGCCGTGGATTGGTTGGAGATATCGGCCGGTGTCCACAATCTTTTTGATGAGATTTACGGCGATCCCGGCTCTGCAGAGCATAGACAGAACCTCATCTTTCAGGATGGAAGAACTGTTTGGGTGGAACTGAAGTTCGACTTCTAATTCAAATAGGCTGCTGAAGATGCGCCCCGCTTCTTGGAAAACGCCCTGAATTTCTGCACCCCACGCTTCAATTTGACCTGGCAATGAATACAGCCTGGTGTGCTAAACTGCCCTTGAAGAGTTCGAGAAACTGGCCGAAGGGGAAACGCCCATTCACCGTAATGAAGGAGCAACATTTCATGAGACAATCTCATTATTTCACCTGTTCACTGGTCTTGTTTGTCATTATGGGTCTCATGATCTCCGCCCCCGATCTGCCGGCTCAGGACGATCGGGCTCAGACTCGAACGGCCATGGAACGGGTCGCTGTGAATCCCGACAGTATAGATGTGGATGATGGTGATACGGTCACCATTCGATGGGGGGGTGACGATGTAGAGATCATCCGCATCCTCGGCATCGACACGCCCGAGACACAGCACATAGGCCACAATCTTCCTTTTGACCAACCCTTCGGCCGGGAAGCCGCCGGATTCGCCATGGGGGCCTTCGCTCTAGCCACAAAGGTGGAGCTTCTCCGCGCCGACCAAATGGATCCTTACGGCCGGACTCTTGGTTATTTGTTCCTGAATGGCAAAAACTACTCGGCCCTCATCGTCGCCGCGCGATTGGCCTCCGAGACGGTGAATCACTATGGTGATAACGGCTTTCCGAAAGAGGCGGCGGAAGTGCTGGCGGCCGCCAAGACCGCCGGTCCCGTACCCTTCGAGCCGCCCTTTCAATTTCGCCAGCGGATGAGAGAGGTGACCGATTGGATGCGCGCGACAGGGCAGCTTCCGGAAGATGAATGACCGGATAGCATCACTGCCCATCCTTGGGAGCCAATGAGTTCATTCAATTCCCCGGAACTTCATCCTCAATCTGCATCAATACTGTCCCGCTAAGAGGTGCGTTCGGTACCGCAATCTGTCCAGGGTAACAACGGGCCATGTAACTAATTGTTTCGATTATAGATACACTGTTATATCTGTAAACATTCTCCGATATATTTTCCCCGTTTTTTCTCTTCAGGATGTCCAGATCTCTGAAAAAGCGTCGATGAAGTACCCAGGCGACCGCTCCTGACAAGGGCGAACATAGTATCCCAAAATAATAAGGAGGCCAAAGTGCGTACGCCTAATTCATTCTATTTACCCATTTTTGTTGCTCTGATTGCGATGGTCCTCATATGGGGATGTTCCGATGAGATCGCCGATCCTGAGCAAAATATCAAACTCACCGTCGAACTTGGCCGGGATGCTGATGATGTTGATCACGGCTGGTTGGTTGTAGATCACGACTCTGAGAATCAATACCGGCTGAGCCGTAATGAGAATCTTTTGGAGTCACGTTCACTTGAGCTAGAGCCGGGTGCCCACTACTTTGCAGCGACCGCCGTCGATGCGAATGAGAATATCCTCTTCATGGGCGCGTCGACCGACACCATACCGGAAGGTTATGGGGAGTTCAACCTGACGATCGAACTGGCGGCGGTCCGTCCTATTTGCGGATTCGCTCCCTCCAGTATTGATTTTGGTGTGGTTCAGATCGGCCAGAGCAAGGTGGATAGTCTCATCATCACAAACTCCGGCAATGCTGATTTGGAAGTGGACATCAGCGTCGATTGCGCCGGATTCGAGATTGTAGCAGGCGCCGGACACCATACCCTGGTCCCAGGTCAATCGCTGACCCTTACGGTCGAGTTCACTCCGGAAACTGTGGGTGATCTGACGTGTTCGATTCAAACGGGGACGGATTGTGAAAGCATCGTTTGCATCGGGACAGCTCAAGAAGCTCCTCTCATGGTGCCGGCCGCACCGACTGATCTGGTGGCGACAGCTGCGTCGAGCCGCCAAATCGACTTGAATTGGACAGACAACTCGGACAACGAAACGGGCTTTGTCATAAAGCGCGGCATGAGCGTCGGCGGACCCTATAGTGAGATCGATGTCGTCGATCCTGATACCGAAAGCTACTCTGATCCGACATTGTCCAAGGCAACCACTTATTGGTACTGGGTCTCGGCCGTTAACGAGGCCGGTTCATCGGATCCAACGAACCTTGTCTCCGCCAGAACCGAGGATGAAGCACCAACAGTGCCGACGAACTTGGTGGCAACGGTGATATCAATTGATCAAATCGAACTGAGTTGGACCGACACCTCGGATAATGAGAGTGGATTCCGCATTGAGCGCGCCACCAGCAGCGGGGGACCGTACAGCATTATCGACACTGTAGATCCGGACGTCACAGAGTATATCGATTCAAATCTATCCCAAGGGGCGACCTACTGGTATAAGGTAACCGCCTTTAATGATATCGGCGAAGTCGATTCCACCGACCCTGTCTCGGCGACAACCGGTTTGGAGCCGCCGACCGCCCCATCCGCCCTTGTCGCCGTTGCCGGATCGACAAGCCGGATTGAACTGAGCTGGACCGACAACTCCGATAATGAAGATGGATTCCGGATTCGGCGGGGCCAGGCTCTGAACGGCGCATACACGGAGATCGCCACGGTTGGAGCCAACACAACAACGTACACTAATTCAGACCTGCCTTCATCAACGAAGTACTATTATAGAGTGACGGCCTACAATAGCGCCGGCGAATCGGCTCCCACAACAGTGGTATCGGCGACAACCGGTGATCAAATGCCGGCGGCTCCGTCCAATCTCGTGGCCACGGCAATATCAAATAACAGGATTGACCTGACCTGGACGGATAACTCCGATAATGAAGATGGTTTCCGCGTTGAAAGCAGCAATGCATCGAACGGACAATATGTAGAAATTACGCCTCTTGGACCCAATCGGACGTCATATTCGAACACCGGATTGGCCTCCTCGACCAAATATTATTATCGGGTTATTGCTTACAATACGGCCGGTGCTTCAGCACCGACGGTACCTGTTTATGCGATTACGAAAGATGTTTTGCCGGAGGCGCCGTCGGGCCTGGCGGCTACGGGGGTGTCAAGCAGCCAGATCAACCTGACCTGGAATGACAATTCCAATAATGAAAAAGGGTTCCGCATCGAGCGCAGCCAGTCATTGAATGGTACGTTTATCGAGATTACACCGGTAGGACCCAATCGTACAACCTATTCCAATATGGGATTGGCCGCCTCGACGAAATATTACTACCGGATCTCGTCATATAATGACGCCGGCGGATCTGCAGTCACGGCCCCGGTTTATGCGACGACATTGGATGCTTTCCCGGATGGCGCACCGTCGGGTTTGACGGCGACAGCGGTCTCAAGCTCTCAAATTAACCTGACCTGGATAGACAATTGTTCCAATGAAAAGGGTTTCCGGATTGAACGCAGCACGGCCCTGAATGGCCAGTATATTGAGATTACACCGGTCGGGCCGAACCGGACGACCTACTCGAATATGGGGCTGAGCGCTTCGACGAAATACTATTACAGGGTTTTGGCCTACAATGATGCCGGCGAAACGGAGCCGACAGAACCGGTCTTCGCGACAACAAAAGATCTGATGCCGGAGGCGAAGCCATCAAATCTGACCGCGACGCCCGTTTCCACCAGCCAGATCAATCTAAGCTGGACAGACAATTCAACCAATGAAAAGGGATTCCGGATTCTGCGAAGCCAGGCCTCAAACGGCGTCTATGTCGAGATCACGCCGGTCGGTCCGAACCGGACGACCTACTCCAACATGGGATTGGCTCCATCAACCAAGTACTATTACAAAGTGCTGGCCTATAACGACACAGGTGAAACAGAACCGACGGAGGCTGTTTGGGCGACGACATTGGATGAAATGCCCCTGGCGCCGTCGAACTTGGTCGCGACACCTGCCTCGGACACCCAGATTGATCTCGGCTGGACCGACAATTCGGACAATGAGAAGGGCTTCCGTATCGAGCGGAGCTTATTGAGCAACGGTCCATGGACCGAGATAACTCCCGTCGGTCCCAACCGGACGACCTATGCGAATTTGGGATTGTCCGCCTCGACAAAATACTACTACCGCGTGCGGTCATATAATGATGCCGGTGAGTCCAATCCCACCACAACTGCTTGGGCCACGACGGATAGTCCGCAGCCACTTGAACCTTCTGATCTGGCGGCGACGGTCGAATCGAGCTACCAAATCAACCTGTCCTGGACCGACAACGCGCGCAATGAAACCGGTTACCGCATCGAACGTTCGACTATCGCCGCGGGCGGCCCCTATGTCACCGCGGGCACGGTCGGTGTCAATGGGAGCAACTTCTCTGACACCGGTTTGACGCCGGCGACGCTGTACTGGTACCGTGTGCTGGCCTTTAACAGTGGATACCAATCGAATCGGGTTGGCCCGGTCTCAGCCACAACGCACGATGTGCCGCCGGCGGCGCCAAGCCATCTTGAAGGTATGGCGATCAACAGCAGCCGGATCGATCTGACCTGGACCGACAACTCGGGGAACGAGACCGGATTCCAGATCGAGCGCGCAACAGCCGGTGCAGGACCCTACACCGCGATCGACACAACTGCGGCCGACGTGGAAGCCTACTCAAATACCGGCTTGACCGCCGCAACGACCTATTGGTACCAAGTGTCGGCTCTCAACGCATTGGGTAAGTCGGCGTCCGTCGATCCTATTTCGGTCACCACCGCCGTCGGCCCGCCGTCAAAACCCACCGGTTTGACGGCGACCGCGATTTCAAGCGAACGGATCGATTTGGAGTGGACCGACACATCTGACAATGAAACCCACTTTGAAATCGAACGCAGCGATGCAGAAGATGGAACATATGTGCAGATCGACACGGTCGGCGAAGATGGTGATGTTTTCTCCGACAGGGGATTGGACCCTTCAACCACGTACTGGTACCGTGTTTCATCCTCAAATGCGTCCGGTGATTCCACTCCCACCACTCCGGTATCTGCGACGACGCTTGCGGCGCCGTAAGGGGTGTCAGGAAACGGGTCGAATTGAACCGACTCTGAAAACGCTGACAAGAATAAGGAAGAGCCGTCTCGAAAGGGGCGGCTCTTCCTTCTATCTCGACAAGGGAAGAATTCCTGTTACAGTTGTCCTGTCGAGATCGTGTGGAGAAATAGAAGGAAGTATGAACGACGCGCTGAGACCTGGAGAATGTTTTTAATCCGCTGAGTGGAGTCATTTTATGTGAAGGTGTCAAAGACCGCAAAGTTGGCCGCCTTGATCTTCTTACTGGCCTTGGCGCCGAGAGTGATCTTTTGGGCTGAATGGAACCGGGCGGGTCTTCTGTCCCTCCCGGTGGTCGACGCCCACACCTATGACCAAGAAGCGAGAGGGCTTCTCGAGGGCGGCTGGCCCCCCGAGGAGCCCTTTTGGCAGGCTCCCCTTTACTCCTATTTCCTGGCGGGCGTTTATCGCGTCGCGGGGGTCAGCTGGCCCGCCGCCCGCCTGGTCAACGCCCTCCTTGGCGCGGGCACCTGCCTGCTGGCCTGGTGTTTGGCGCGGCATCTGCTTTCACGGAAACAGGCCTGGATCGTCTTCGGGATTTGCGCGCTCTATGGCCCCCTGCTTTATTTTGAAGGGCAACTTCTGCGCGAATCGTTGGCGGCATTTCTTTTGACGGGGTGGGTTCTGGTGCAACTGAAGGCCCTCTCGACCGCAGAGAAGGGGGGCTCTCCTTCTGTTTTATGGTGGCTTGGGGCGGGCATGCTTCTGGGGTTGACGGCTCTGTGCCGGGAAAACGCCCTGATCCTCGCCCCGCTCGCCGTCCTCTGGGGATTCTTTATAAGGAACGGCGGCGGAAGATGGCTTCGTCCTGTCCTTTTTATGCTCGGCATCTGCGTTATTGTCTCACCGGTGACATTGTACAATCTGAAACAGGATAACGCCCTTATCCCGATTTCTTCCGGCGGCGGAATCAATTTCTATTTGGGAAATAATGCCGATAGCCGGGGGGTGATCGCCATCCGTCCCGGGCGTTTCTGGAGTGAGCTCACCGACCGGCCGCGGCTCGAATCCGGAGCGGTGACGGCTGGAGAGAAATCGGCCTATTTCTACAGGGAGGCTTTCGACTGGATCATCCACCATCCCGCCGATTTTGTCCGCAACACAATGTATAAGACGGCCGGATTCCTGTCACCCCATGAGATCAAACGAAATCAGGAGATTTATGAAGCCCGGGAAGGATCGCGCTTGTTGCGGGTTTTAATGTGGAAAGCCGGCCCCTTTGGGTTTCCTTTTGGGTTGCTCGGACCGGCGGCCCTGCTCGGGCTCTGGCGGGCGTTTCGAAGACGGCTGACCCCGCGCAACCCAAAGGGATTTTACTTTCTTGCGGCAGCGACTCTTCTTTTTTCGATCGGGGTTATACTATTCTTCCCCAGTGCCCGTTACCGGGTCGTGCTGACGCCGGTTTTGGCTGTCTTGGCTGTAGCGGGATGGACCGGCTTCGCCCGCGCGTGGAAAGAATCCGCCATTGTCTTGGTGGCGTCCTTGCTGGTGGTGAATGCCGGATGGGTTCGGAGCCAAGAGGATCCGGCGGATCAATCCTTTCTTAGGGCCTATGCCCTTGTTGAGGCGGGGCGCACGGAGGAGGCGCTCTCTGAATTGCGGCTTGCCACGAAGATCAATCCTAAACATGGAGAGGCCTGGACGACGATGGCGGCCCTTTACGGTATGACGGGACGGCCGCGTGAATCGATGGGCGCCGCCTATGCCGCCATCGCCATCGATTCAACGAATGCCCAGGCCTGGGTCAACCTGGGCACCACCTTGATGGATATGGGGGATCTCCAGAATGCCGAGCGCAAACTCAGCCGCGCCATTCAGCTGGCGCCGCATCTCGCGGACGCCTGGAACAATCTCGGGACCTGTTTGATTCAACAAGGCCGCCGCCAGGAGGCGCTGCAAGCCTTTGATCAAGCCTTGCGCATTGATCCCGGCCACCGTTGCGCGGCGGAAAACCGCCGCCGCCCGCGGTGATGGTGAAGCTGCAGAGGACCCAGCCTGTTAAGGCCTGTATCCAGGACTGCCGTCCGGGTTTGGAAATCCGGGCATCTTTTTGGAGGCACTTCAGAAAATGAGTGGGCGAGTGGGGGGGGGGGCGGATGGAGCCGGGCACAAATCCTTGCAATAGCATGAGTTGGTATTATATATAGGAGGGGTGGAAGTGGGATGGAATCATGAAGCGGATATTGCGGTCAAGATTTCGAAACTATGAGATTTTGGATTGCGTCGAAGCAATCGATGCCCCCCTTGTCAAAAAATTTCCCGATGATGAGTCTGCGCTCCTTTTTCTGCGGCCCTTCTCAAAAGATGATGGCGCCCTGTCCACGCTGCGAGCTGTCATTGCGACACACTGTCTAGGCGTTCAGAGATTGAATGATGAGCAGGTCATAAAACGCGTCGCGCGTGAATTGGCAAGTGGGCGGATCATGCTTGTAGAGCACGCCCTTTCGGATTTTTCGGGAGGCGTGCCGGAGGAGCCGCTGATCGAGGAAGAGGCGGAGGATCTTCCTCCCTCAGAGACGCGTCTGTCGGCCGCCGAGGAGCCCCACCCGGCGGCATATGGAGAACAGGCCATGACGTTGGTGGAAGCAGCGAAAAGGGGGACACCCTTCTGCGAAGAGTGCATGAATGAGGAGAAAGGGGCCTGACAATGGCGCCCAGCGTATCGACAACGGAATTCATTGTACAGCAGATATTCCTGCAGCCGGATACAGCCGTCTTTGGTCTTTATGACGCCGCCTCGGCGCAGAACATGCCGCAAATTTTGAAGGGATCCCGATCAGAGTTTATCTGTCTTTATCGTGGCGACCTCACACCCGATATGGCCGAAGTCGCCCCGTATATGGTGAAGTTGCAAAAGGGGGCGCTTTTTAATGAATGGCTCGTTCGCCAGGGTTGGAGCCGAAACTGGGGGCTCTTTGTCACAACCCCTGAATCCATCACTCTACAGGAGGTGGCCACCCATTTTCGACGGTTCCTGCTGATACGGGATCCGGAGGGGAGGCGGCTCTATTTTAGATTCTACGATCCACGAGTCATGCGGGTTTATCTGCCAAGCTGCAATCCGGAAGAGTTAAAGAATATTTTCGGCCCTGTCGGCCATTTTTTTATTGAGGATGAAGACCCTTCCGCGCTTCTTCGTATGAACAGAGATGGCGAAGGACTCCACATCCAGCGTTTGATGCTTGAAACAGCGAATTAGGAGATGAGTCGTATATGTTGGAAATCCGCAAAGAGCAAATGGAAGTCTTTGAAAAGGATATGCGCAGGCGCATCAAACAAAGAACGATGATGGACTTGCGCCGTGAGCGACCGGCTGAATTTGAAAAGCGCGGGGAGGAACATTTTCGGGAGCTTATAGAAGTCGCTGAGGGACGGATTGACCAATTCGACGGCGATTTGTATAAGGATCTGCACCGGTATATTTTGTTGATGCTGGATCTCGGCCTGAATTTTCACACCGACGAAGTTTGGGCGGCGGAGGTATTCAATGATGATGAGGTTCCGGGGGTAAGTAAGCTTGATGTTCTGGAGATTTATGCAGCCGATTAGCTTGGAATGGGATTTCAATAGGGTTTTGCCGAGGGGTGGGGTTTGATATGACACAAAACGCCTGTTTGCCCTGCCAGCGCGAAAAAATTACCGCCCTTGCAGTGACCGGGGGCGCCACCAGAATCTACCGGAAGTGGGTGGTGGGTCCCCAGAATTGGTTTACCTCGAGTCATGCCGCAATGACGGTGGGGCTCACAGCGGTCACTCAGCCCAATAATCGAGCGACCCATGCGAAAGTGCAATGGGGTGGACTTCCCGGCGGGGCGGTGCCGAACCTGAATATGGTATCGATTCCGCGAAATCCCGTCGGTGGGCCGGTGACCATTACAGCGACCTTGAATAATTCTAAATCGATTAATCTCTATTTTATTGAGATCCAGACATTGGTTTGTGAAAATGGAGCGCAGATTAATGGGGATACCTGGAAATTCTATGTGGGACGGGATCGGGCCGAAATAACGGCGACGCCAAATCCGTCCGAGGATTGGTTCCGGAGTCGTTTGCCATGGGTGTGGAACACCGGCGTGGCGGGAAGTTCGAAGCGGCGCAGGCGCGTATCGCTGAATAACGCTCAGGATATTCAGGTTATAACGAATTTGTACAATGCCTCAAAGACGATCAATC from the Candidatus Eisenbacteria bacterium genome contains:
- a CDS encoding DUF4123 domain-containing protein — encoded protein: MAPSVSTTEFIVQQIFLQPDTAVFGLYDAASAQNMPQILKGSRSEFICLYRGDLTPDMAEVAPYMVKLQKGALFNEWLVRQGWSRNWGLFVTTPESITLQEVATHFRRFLLIRDPEGRRLYFRFYDPRVMRVYLPSCNPEELKNIFGPVGHFFIEDEDPSALLRMNRDGEGLHIQRLMLETAN
- a CDS encoding fibronectin type III domain-containing protein, translated to MRTPNSFYLPIFVALIAMVLIWGCSDEIADPEQNIKLTVELGRDADDVDHGWLVVDHDSENQYRLSRNENLLESRSLELEPGAHYFAATAVDANENILFMGASTDTIPEGYGEFNLTIELAAVRPICGFAPSSIDFGVVQIGQSKVDSLIITNSGNADLEVDISVDCAGFEIVAGAGHHTLVPGQSLTLTVEFTPETVGDLTCSIQTGTDCESIVCIGTAQEAPLMVPAAPTDLVATAASSRQIDLNWTDNSDNETGFVIKRGMSVGGPYSEIDVVDPDTESYSDPTLSKATTYWYWVSAVNEAGSSDPTNLVSARTEDEAPTVPTNLVATVISIDQIELSWTDTSDNESGFRIERATSSGGPYSIIDTVDPDVTEYIDSNLSQGATYWYKVTAFNDIGEVDSTDPVSATTGLEPPTAPSALVAVAGSTSRIELSWTDNSDNEDGFRIRRGQALNGAYTEIATVGANTTTYTNSDLPSSTKYYYRVTAYNSAGESAPTTVVSATTGDQMPAAPSNLVATAISNNRIDLTWTDNSDNEDGFRVESSNASNGQYVEITPLGPNRTSYSNTGLASSTKYYYRVIAYNTAGASAPTVPVYAITKDVLPEAPSGLAATGVSSSQINLTWNDNSNNEKGFRIERSQSLNGTFIEITPVGPNRTTYSNMGLAASTKYYYRISSYNDAGGSAVTAPVYATTLDAFPDGAPSGLTATAVSSSQINLTWIDNCSNEKGFRIERSTALNGQYIEITPVGPNRTTYSNMGLSASTKYYYRVLAYNDAGETEPTEPVFATTKDLMPEAKPSNLTATPVSTSQINLSWTDNSTNEKGFRILRSQASNGVYVEITPVGPNRTTYSNMGLAPSTKYYYKVLAYNDTGETEPTEAVWATTLDEMPLAPSNLVATPASDTQIDLGWTDNSDNEKGFRIERSLLSNGPWTEITPVGPNRTTYANLGLSASTKYYYRVRSYNDAGESNPTTTAWATTDSPQPLEPSDLAATVESSYQINLSWTDNARNETGYRIERSTIAAGGPYVTAGTVGVNGSNFSDTGLTPATLYWYRVLAFNSGYQSNRVGPVSATTHDVPPAAPSHLEGMAINSSRIDLTWTDNSGNETGFQIERATAGAGPYTAIDTTAADVEAYSNTGLTAATTYWYQVSALNALGKSASVDPISVTTAVGPPSKPTGLTATAISSERIDLEWTDTSDNETHFEIERSDAEDGTYVQIDTVGEDGDVFSDRGLDPSTTYWYRVSSSNASGDSTPTTPVSATTLAAP
- a CDS encoding tetratricopeptide repeat protein encodes the protein MKVSKTAKLAALIFLLALAPRVIFWAEWNRAGLLSLPVVDAHTYDQEARGLLEGGWPPEEPFWQAPLYSYFLAGVYRVAGVSWPAARLVNALLGAGTCLLAWCLARHLLSRKQAWIVFGICALYGPLLYFEGQLLRESLAAFLLTGWVLVQLKALSTAEKGGSPSVLWWLGAGMLLGLTALCRENALILAPLAVLWGFFIRNGGGRWLRPVLFMLGICVIVSPVTLYNLKQDNALIPISSGGGINFYLGNNADSRGVIAIRPGRFWSELTDRPRLESGAVTAGEKSAYFYREAFDWIIHHPADFVRNTMYKTAGFLSPHEIKRNQEIYEAREGSRLLRVLMWKAGPFGFPFGLLGPAALLGLWRAFRRRLTPRNPKGFYFLAAATLLFSIGVILFFPSARYRVVLTPVLAVLAVAGWTGFARAWKESAIVLVASLLVVNAGWVRSQEDPADQSFLRAYALVEAGRTEEALSELRLATKINPKHGEAWTTMAALYGMTGRPRESMGAAYAAIAIDSTNAQAWVNLGTTLMDMGDLQNAERKLSRAIQLAPHLADAWNNLGTCLIQQGRRQEALQAFDQALRIDPGHRCAAENRRRPR
- a CDS encoding thermonuclease family protein, which gives rise to MRQSHYFTCSLVLFVIMGLMISAPDLPAQDDRAQTRTAMERVAVNPDSIDVDDGDTVTIRWGGDDVEIIRILGIDTPETQHIGHNLPFDQPFGREAAGFAMGAFALATKVELLRADQMDPYGRTLGYLFLNGKNYSALIVAARLASETVNHYGDNGFPKEAAEVLAAAKTAGPVPFEPPFQFRQRMREVTDWMRATGQLPEDE